The proteins below are encoded in one region of Leptotrichia sp. oral taxon 218:
- a CDS encoding thioredoxin family protein has protein sequence MKRLGNYEEILNKIKEEKYFLLYVSMNNCSICHADMPKVEKIANEKNFPSYHIEAPEIPEAVGQLSLFSVPVVILFYEGREIHRQAKIIDFKEVNYSRF, from the coding sequence ATGAAAAGACTTGGAAACTATGAGGAAATACTGAATAAAATAAAAGAGGAAAAGTATTTCTTATTATATGTTTCAATGAATAACTGCAGTATCTGTCATGCTGATATGCCAAAAGTTGAAAAAATTGCAAATGAAAAAAATTTTCCATCCTATCATATTGAAGCCCCTGAAATTCCTGAAGCTGTTGGACAGTTAAGTTTATTTTCAGTTCCAGTAGTTATTTTATTTTATGAAGGCAGGGAGATACATAGACAGGCTAAAATTATTGATTTTAAGGAAGTGAACTACTCCCGCTTTTAG